Below is a window of Quercus robur chromosome 6, dhQueRobu3.1, whole genome shotgun sequence DNA.
ACTGGTCCAGCCTTTCGCACGTGAAGACGCTCCTCCTCTGCTATTATATTCACGTGTGTTATCATACTTTCATCAATACTTTTTCATGGCTTTAAACCCCCGCCAAACCTCACGTATGAATGGCGGGTCCTTATCAGATTAAGATAATTTTGGGTTTTCCATTGGCTTTTGTGAAATGAACAGATCGACTCTATTAGCTAGACTATTGTACAGTTTTTTAGTGTCTCCCTAAAAGACAATATAAATTAGTTTCTGGGGTACCAAAAAGCTAGTACAATCCAAGTCAATTATTTGGCATTTCTTGAATAAATTAAGAGCTATGGTAACCATTTTTGAGAGCTCGTATGTTGGGTCATGACCTTAAGTAGTTGACAGTTCTGTGATTATTAGAATTCTACTTGGCCTAAATATTCCTCATGTATTGTCACTGTATGACAGCAAGGGCACAACTCGGGTGAGatgaatttaaataatgaatTGGGCAGATTTTTCAAACATGAATTTGAGCTTGGGtcaataaattgaaattctcaCCCTAACAAGCAAATTGTAAAAGCATAGGTTTGGGGGCCTCAACTTGCGAGATCTCTTTCGATTAATTAGAGCTGTGCTACCTAGCTAGTACCTACCCATATTGAAAGGGAATCAATTCGATCTATTTCTAAggcaactttttgtttttttttttttgaattattacaATATGTTGCTAATTTTATAACATGAACTCTTTACCTCTCTAGACTTCCAAGATAATTCAACAACAAAACTCTTGGCATTTGTTAATTAGAAACTAAAgcaaattggaaaaaaaaaaaaaaaaaaaaaagatgaaggaaaacttaggggggggggggggggtgtgggaaACGATCTATCATTATTAATTTGCAAGAGTATGTCATGGTTCACCATATAATTTGGTTGGATGAGTAATATTCCTGTCTGACTATTAGTTACATAAATTGGCAGTTCCAATTAAATTCACAGCCCATCTTTTTGGATCTTGCGTCTTTCCagtaaataatttatattttttaagcctGTTATCCCTTTAAAGAAGTATGCAAGTGCCAGAACCTCATgctgtttaaaaaaaaacaaaaaacaaaaaacgaaaGCTTAATTCTTTTGCTCATCCTTAATTGCTCCTACGTAATTAATTCACTAATAAAATAAGACTAATAAGTAATCGAACTGTTCTAGTCAGAAACATTAGAGAGTGGAGTCTCAATTGCAAATAAAGATATATTTATTCTCAAAATTCAAGGTGCCCGGAGCACAAGAGAGCATCACAGGTACGCAGTGATTATATAAGTACAATTAtccaaaaagaacaaaaagtaaGTAAAAAGTAGATTAAGAGTATTCTATGTATGTTTGGACCATTCTTcgaaaggatgaaaatattttacaactcCCCCCTCTTCTGATTTTGAGTCTGTGCTAGCCATGGACTGTAATGGTCTGTATGTCTGTAGAATTGTAAATGCCAATGTAGCTGCTGTGCTAAACTAGCTTTGGctaattttgtttaataatattcccttttaaccaaaaaaaaaaaaaaagaaaatattttacaacttatataattttgttcaaatgTATTCAGAGTACTTCGGAAAGACacagaagttttttttttttttttttttttttttttttttttttttttttctcttctgtttttgataatttgatagttacaaggGAGAAAGGGGATTGAAATCTTATATGTCTCAATCTAAATACTAGTAGGTAAAAACCAGTTAAGTTATAAGACTCTTAGTAGACATTAGGCTTATAATTTAATGGCATTActcaatttttctttgaaataaaACTTGCAATAAccctaatgattttttttcttgacaatTTGATATTCAAAGGTGAGTTGGGGGGGTATTTGAATCTCAATTATCtccattgaaaatattaagaagTGTCAATTGAACTAATAATTAGTTATTGTATGTATTATAGATATAAAAATTGTAGTCTTGCTTACGTTGTAATTATTATAAATTGCATTACAAtgcattctttaaaaaaaaaaaaaaaaaaaaaattgcattacaATGGATTTGATAATAAGTAGAGGATCCTtaccttaacttttttttttttttttttcctttttataattcaatagttataataaGATAAGGGTTTGAATTGTGATTGTTTTCGTTGAAAATACTAAGAACTACCAATTAAGTTATAAGACTCTTAGCttaattgttaaatttataGAGTTGGCAAAAAACATAACAAGCTATGTTTTAAGAGACCTTTTaagaacacaacaaaaatttcacacCATTCGAAAATTTTACTGaatttgtgttgtgttcttAGAAGGCCTCATATTTTAACCACTTTCTAATttattcacacacaaaaaaaaaatgttaataattcCTAAGTTGTTGTAATAGTTATGGAGGAATATCAAATCTATGCAATACTAGTAGGACTTCATTATATTCATGGGGGAAGAAGATTTTGGGAACCGGCAAATAACTATAAGtgaaaataaaccaaaaagaaaatgaaaggaacaaaaattatattaattttcattGTTTGGTTACAAAGATAaagtagaaagaaaatgaaggaaaaatcaatttttcttattctttatttctttctctccaaATTTACTCTCTTTGATAGAAAAATTGCTGGATAGTGGATACCATTGGTTTTAAATATAAAAGCACGCTCAGATTAAGCAAAGAATTGTTAAGACAAGAACTATTGTTGTTGAGACGACTTCGGGTAGTTAAGACTAGAagaattgttgatttttttttttttttttttgctaatctTGTTGATTTGTTATTAACTTTTGGTAATGCCCTGCAACTAAAACGATGACTAAGCTTGACACAAAAAATTCACGTACTCCCAATATAGAGTTTTTAGATGAAAAATTCCAAGATtacaaatttttaagaaaaaataattggtcCTTGTGTAAGTGCTGGTTAATCACTTATAGTCTACTACATCagaaatatgataaaaaaaattatgaaataatttgtgATCTTAGAACTACTCTTTTTAAATCTTATTCATTCATTTTGAAGTGAGTGATTGAATTTTATCACGTcaatcaatattttaaataaatataaaaaagagattgTCAAAGTTTGTTTAAATATTGACGATTCAacacatatattttaaaatagataaataatatttaaaaaactttATAGTGGAGCTACTTAAGAACTCCCCAAAAATCTTAATTGTCTTAATTCTTGATGGTGTTcaccaaatctttttttttttttttttatttaaaccaAATCCAATTTTTGAGCTGACTATAAATGTGAAGTCAACAGCATTGAATGGAGATAGAGATTATAATTCGCTCTTTTCTCCGAATTAGATAAAGGAGTCACTATTTGAAGCTaatccatcttttttttttttttttttgataggccaTCTATCTTTAATTGAAGTAAAAATATccggaaggaaaaaaaaaaaaaaaaaaaaaacacggtTACTTTTTAAACGTTTTAAGACTTAAGACTTTAAGTTCTTTACATttgtactaatttttttctttttttgataactacatttgtaataatttattattaagaaaatgctatgtttataatattttcacaacactttcataataaattccaagtggtaggttgttatggattgttattggtggacaaaaaaaaaattccagttgtaaattcaaattataatcaataacaacttactacttatGATTTCTTGTGAAAGTGTTGTAGAAATGTTTTGGACACGGGACGTAGCacttctcttttattatttttcataaaattaatgtataagtaataaaatttgaaaataattatataataatactccataatttgatattattttcaaGTTAAATTCTAAAGTTTGAAACACACAAGTGATTTAAAATTGTGTCATAATTTAATCATTGCGCATGTATCTAGCCCCTTCACCCTTCACCTCCCATTGCACACGTATCTAGCCTAATATTTGAATCGATACATATTAGCCCCATTAataaccacaattaaaaagaataaaagagtctctctcattttcaatgtagGATTAAACATTTTACTCATTCTTTAACTAtcatatttttacatttatattgtcgtatttattcattttaattaaataatattaaaatgctccaacaaatAACACacctaatttaattagaatttatttagagaagaccaaacataatttaataaataaaaatttagtgtTAGGTTggttaataataaataataacaaaaacaatgtgtttttACTAGTTTAAATTAACCTAGTTTTGCACTATTTGTAATCCTAatacccaaattatatatattcaaagaaTAGCATAGATGCCATTGGGCCTTGTAACCTAGTGGCACCCGGTTCCGTTGGTAACCTTCAGCTCTAGGGTTCTATCCCCCACatttaccaaccaaaaaaaaaaggatagcaTAGATAGGTGTGCCTCGATgtgggttggggggggggggggttataAATCTTGgccttttaaaattaaattctagCTCGATCActaaatcatatcatatcatcatattatatactatataataaaaattaggttTTGAAGTCATGCTTTCAtcaagtggcttcaccaaattgcagaatttttttataggttttaaaaaatatataattttttttttgtccttatcttattctcctataatttcttagttgataaaaatcttaatttgattttaatccaaattcttcatctaatcattttcttattataatttataagttgataaaatAAAGCTATAAATGcatttttggtccctacattttgggccgaTTATCGATTTGGTTCCTAAATTATTTCGCTCTACTTTGGTCTCTGTCGTCAACCCAGTAACTGAAAAATCTGAGGTGGCAGACAGAATGTATTATGTGCACAGTAAATGTTGACGTggctatttaattaaaataattatcatcaagatatttatctctatttaattagGATAAATATCATCTTAAATGACATATGTCAACACTTGATTTATCTAATTTAATGAcatattaatttagaatttgtcaCTAAATTTTGATATGGCATTTTATGATTagcttaaaattttgcctccTACACATGCTTTTCTATATTAACCACTATATcatacaattttcaatttgtgaacacatatatatagtgtgatttctattttgtttataaaataactaaagattacaattttttacaagggaatttattcaaaaaaaaaagttaatatctCCAAAGTTGGGGGATTTGAATCATGAATGTCTTTGTTGGAAATTGAGGTGCCAACCGATTAAGCTACAAGATTCTTAGTAaacttattgaaatattggagaaaattaataataagttgCACTGCACATTGTGCAGAAATTTAGCtagttaaagaaaaatgaaaaaagaataaatgtaGACGATGATGAAGCACTACGACCAAATGAATCCCTTAAACCAAATTGGACAAAACTCACCATCCAACAgcagtaccaaaaaaaaatataaataaataaataaaaattagggaAACCCGAAAAGTGAAGGTATCTATAATCTctcatatatgtttttttttttttaagttgttgtCATCTTTGTTGCTTgttttctaaattcaattatCCAATTAATTACATCTTCGAAATTTACAGATTTGTCTAATTTCAGACTTCAATTATGAAATTATATCATTTGAAATTTACACATTTGTCTAATGACATAACTGCAATATCTAATGAGTAACGAACTCTTAATTTGAATGTCCActtttaattatttctaaaatatgtggATAAATATGAAGTATGGAATGAGATATACATAAGAGAGGTGCTTtcaatttgattattttatctgttacatttttatttcattccaATTTATCTTTTAACTATTTGTCAAAatacttgttttttattttttatttattttaaatctgTATTGATTGAAGATagattaagaataaaaaatattttaataaaaagataaaaagataaggtgtaaaatactaaaataataacAACCCTCAAATATTTCTAACTCCAGTCTCCATGTCCACcttttatgcatatttctaACTGTTAAATTCTGCTCATGCTTTTATGCATATTTCTCACTGTCAAATTCTACTACATGAGTTTAACAGCACAAGTATATCCCAAGACAGGGTCTGCTCGTAGATAACTTGGACAATTGACAAATACCCTTTTGTAACAATAATCATTGATGGTAGTGCTAGGAGATTTTCCTGATCAGTAAACATTTTGAGAGATGTATTAGGTAAGTGGATGCTAGgattttttcttcatcttgaaATCATATCGAGCTTACAAACTTCATTCTCGATTGTATATCCCCATTGCAGTGACAATGGAAGGTGCAAATTAGACATATGTGGAGTACTCAACAAGAACAAGAAGTCTCCTATATGATTCTTGCCCTACTTTTCATTTCGATGGTTTATTTTACGACTTTATAGGTTTTTCTTCTTATGGATAATAATTAGTGCACACACACTCTGAAAATTGTGATTCCAAGTCATGATTTCAGTGCAAAAtctttcacattttttaatagaaaaaatattaaaatttttttaatttaaaaaaaaaaaaaaaagcctccgAGGCTAATCTCTTACTaccaaaaaagtgaaaaacagaATATGTAAGCAATTGAAGATTTGAAATAGATTGTTATGTATGTACTATAGGTGTATAACCCGTATAGTAAATACCTAACCGCTAATTAACGCCCTCATTTTGGCGGCACCAAAGACGCTAGTCCCCCTTACCTCTTACACTTTAGTTTCGCACGCTCCCACTTACTATAGAGTCAGTTTATCACTTCTAAAAACAAATACCCACTTCCTGATTTCTCTGTTTCTGTTTCATTCTCTTAGAATTCGGATGAAACATAGCAACAATGGGGATCTCCGACACTCCGTTTTCTCCACGTAATCTCTTGTGCCAAGAAAACCCAGATGCTTGCTTTAAAGAACAAcagcaagaagaaaaagaggacgACCCATGTTTGTTTCCAGAGAGTGAAGATGAGTACTATATTCAATGCTTGCTTCAGAGAGAAACTATTGCTTTTGGATCCAAAAGCTGCTGTGCTGGTTTCTCCAACACAACCTCATCCTCGTTGAAGCGTGTTCGTTTGGATTGCATTGAGTGGATTTTCAATGTTTGTTTCTGTAaagctcttttcttttttcttttcaccttTTGTGTTCTTAGcttaaaaagataataaatacTGGAACCAACTCTTCAAATTTGTGTTTCAGACTCGGGCATCGTTGGATTTCCGATTCCTTACTGCTTATTTGTCCGTGACTTACTTTGATCGGTTTTTTTCAAAGAAACCCCTTGGTGTAAGCAAATTTCTTTAACTTTTTGGCTAATGAGTCTTTCATGTTTGCTAAATTAGCGTAATGCTAAAATGCTTTTTGTTGTTTATGTAGGATTGGATGATTTGGGCTATTCGATTATTATCCCTGGCATGTTTATCTTTGGCAGCAAAGATGGAGCAATCTACAGTGACGCCACTATCGGCATATAAGTTACAAGAATATGATTTTAACAACCAGCAGATTCAGAGAGCAGAGCTATTGGTTTTGAGTACTTTGGAATGGAAAATGGATTCAATAACTCCTTTTTCTTATATGAATTACTTCATCAATAAGTTCTGTGGGGAATCTAAACCGGAAGGATTGTGGTCTAGAGTTGCGGAACTTTTTATGGCTGTCACAAAAGGTATGGCAAAATTAATCTTTCATTGAATGCATTTAATCTTGGCATTAAATATTGGGTGCAAATTGTTTTGTGAGGTTACTATGTTTGTATTTACCAAGTTGAATTCTTTTATGCAGAGATTAATTTAATGGATCATCGACCATCTATTATAGCGGCAGCTGCAGTGTTAGTAGCAATCGATGCTCAACTAACAAAAGAAGCAGTGGAACTCAGGATAAGACCGATTGCATTGTGGGGGTCTCAAGAAAATGTGAGATTTCATTATTAGTATTGAAAGATTAATCTTTCATTGAATGCATTTAAACTTGTGCATTGAAAATGGATATCttagaatttgaaaattaaagaacattacaaagttttggacttttagttatgtttttttaagctgatttatattatatattgctCTGCAACAGGAACATATTTTTTCCTGTTACAATATGATGCAGGACATAGAGAAGCGAATAGTTAAGGCACCCGCATCAGTAGTTCCCCCGCATTCTGCTGCTGGCACTAGAAGAAGACTTAATTTCAATGAGCAACATTGCCCGGTAAAGAGAATCCACCGGTCATAGATAGCGAAATTGATCTTCCTAGCAAAAattgatttgtgtttttttgatTGCTTTATAGGGATGTTTAGATTGAGAGTTGATTCTTGATATTAGATTGTATACAAGTGTCATGAGTGTTTCTACCAACTCATGGTATGATTTGGAATCGATGATTGGGATTCcattttccaacaaaaaaaaaattacccaacaAAAGTTTTTGCCAGTGACAAAagaagatagagaaaaagagaagtaaaTACATAAAAAGAAATAACTTTAGCCTATACAGTAAGAAGTGAGAAGCTGACTGTGAAGTGTGAATGTCCAGAGGCCATTAAGGATGAAGTGAAGACCAAGAGAGTGCCAGAAGGCCATTGAAGACTGTTTGCCTATAGTGATTCTCAGTAGTGTTTGCTTTCTTGAATGTTATACCACTTTCttgccaactttttttttcaattggttgtattttttttttttccactcttttctcccttttttgtTATgacaggaaattttttttgtatacatCACTTGCCACCCTAACTTTTGATGGGGGGCTCGGGATGCTCCTATGTCTTTCAAAAGGCTGAAAGCCATAAGGAATGAGGAAttgtttttggttgatttgATACATCTGTGTTGCATTTGGGCCATTATAAAGTATATAAAGTTGAATGTGATTATATTTGCTTGGAATGTTGGGGGTTCCTTTTGATGAGTGGGAAAgcttcccttttccttttagTTTGCACTGTTTTGGGGGTCGTGAAACTCCAATTATAGGAATTGGAAATCAAGAAGGATATAGTGGTGATAATACTATAATTCAAGTGCATTTACAACAATATTAGAATGGTTGGCCAGATATATACTATATAGTTAATCAAACCAAATCATTTTGGCTTTAGCTCAGGTTGTGAAGCAGGTGGTGGCGGTGGGGTAGATACGAGGTCCAGAACTTGTAAAGCTATAAAAATAAGTGACTAAATTGGAGGTAGCTTTCCTGAGGAATGCTTGCAATCAACCTTGAAATAACAGTGTCTGATTGAAAATGGATTGTGCAGCATATCTGTTTATTGTATAAAATGTTATTGTAtcacaaaatattaattgtataGCAAGTAGGTACATTAAAAAGTGACCTACTTATTGCAATCATAAAAATTGACCAATATACAGGTTTCAAATAAAGATTGATCATTCCCAAAGTTGAGTTCTTACAGTTTTATATTCTCCTATAAACTTATAAAGTTTGTGAACTTTAGAAAAGTATCCCAGATAGCCTAATTGAAAAACATCCATATTGTCATTAGAGGCCACTTTTCTTGAAAATGCTTACTAATGCTCCCTAGGCCATTGTTTTCAACGACAAATATGAATGCTGCTATTTGCTCCCTAGTCCCTTCATTGATGGACGTAGTAGGACCCAGCCTATCATCATGAAGTTAGAGACCCCTTGTTTAGGGTACGGTGGGGGACGGAACATGAGGCATAAGATTCATAGCAAAATGGTGTCAGAGGCTCCACTCCTCCACATGCCTTCTTGGGGATCATAGGGCATCCAGTCTGGCATCGTACAACATTGTAGTTTAGCTTGCAGCAATTACCCTATGCATACCTCACTCTTTACTGTTTCATCTGCTTCAAAGGCCTGAGCCAAATCAACCTGATTGACAAATGAAAAATTTGCAGCTGTTATAGTGAGCGTTTGGGGTGGGCTGAAAGTGGCGTTTTAGTGttctggggttttttttttttttttttttttggtgcgtgaacagtaaaatcactgTACAGGAGACAAAAatactgttcacgcactgttcacatatttaaaaattattttgctacagtgttttcagttttcagtttcagtaacaataagttcaattcaAACGGACTTTATTAACTAGAGTCCATTCATTTGTAGTCTCTTTACTTAACGGTTTAGTTTATCAagcaattaggatttttttctttttaaaatttttaagaaaaagaatatattaaGAAGGAACAAGAGAGGATCATAACTCATCTTCAACTTCTGAAACAAGAACccaagaaagaagagaggagaTGGAGATGGGCCCATCCCAATTACAAAAGACCGCCCAACGGGCTAATTTGTAAggcaaaaaattaacatttctagagacaaaaataaaatcggAACCAGAGAGAGAATCTAAGGCTCTATTCAATTAGGAATCACACTTCATGAAGCGGAGGTTGTTGATATTTGATTCAAATCCCTTCCCTCTCTTTCCATAGGATTAAAAACTCACTCCTCCAAAATAAATGGGGATTATTTATCAACTTTAGAAGTCAGAGTTTATGCTAAGAATAAATGTAATAAGAGAATCGAAGGCtgcaaaatagttttttttttttggtctcgtGGTCATGTATTGCCCTGttagtgaaaactgaaaaaggcTTTCAGGCATATTTTGGAACTTCTATACATGGAGTACGCATTTATTGgatgttattattattcatgAAATAAGATCACAACAACGCCAATGAAGCTGTCACTCGAACAATTATGGTTCCAAAGATTCTTACTACTACTTATTATGATTATATAAACTAGTAAGTGATATAGCATGCGTGCTTCTATACAATTAGAAGCAACATAAGAATATATTTGATTGGAAAAAAAAGATTGCAAAAGTCACTTTAGAAAGGTAGGTTTGCAATATAACACACAAGGTAAGAAAGCCTGCTAACATTATGAAAGGTTTTGACCCTGATGCAACCATTCAATTAAGAATTGGATGCTCCTAATCGAGACGATTACACGGAATAGACTTAAACTTAAAACAAAGTGTTGATAATGTGGATGATTTTACCCTCTGAAATGCCTAAACAAAAAGTGCTAAAGCTGTTGTAGGACCACATTTAACATCTACATCATACAAAAATTGTGGTTTTCTGTCATTTGAGGAATTCTTTTGTCCTGATTAAGAGAAGGATGAACTTGGACAACTGGAGAGCATGGAGGCGaccaaaaatattaatattttacacGATTATGTGACTTCAGAATGCATATATaacacaattaatatttttaccCTGTTGAAGGAAAAGTGCATGCACCGGTGTTTTACACGTTCTAATTAAAGCGCACACAAACTCTTTTACTTTAACTAAACCTTACTGTTTTGgctctttttcatttctatagCCAGAAAAGTATTTTGTAGCTGCTCATGCTCTAGCCAACTAAGGCAAGTATCCAGCAACTCATACGGGGCCAAGTGACCTTTTTCAAAGGACCAAAAAAGgatgaaaggaaaaaagcaGAACCAAAGCCTGGAATGcacaccttcttttttttttttttttttttttgggggggggggggggggtgtgaaGTGTGATTCGTGGTGCAAAATTTCAGGTCGTGGTGTTTGAACATGGTGGTTGAGGCTCAGGTCAAATTAGATTTGATCAATTGGGCCGAGACAAACTTCTTACCTACCCAATGCCACACCAACTACATTGCTTGGCCCGGCTCATTTGTGACCCAACTCATAAACCCatacaaaatgcataacatttaagGCCACACCCTTCTCCTTTATTTGGATCAACAGACAAATCATAGTCGTAGGAATAAATGAGTTTCCACTTCCACACCCAGATTTAAGGGTGTGCAGCAAAACTGACCCCATCCAATTCAACTCGTTAAGTTGAGTCAAATTTTAGGGGTTGGTTggattgtctttttcttttcttttttttaacctgGTTGGATGCAAGTTAGCAAATTCACAAATCTATTTAATTCGACCCGACCcacttatatttaatatatatttaaaaaatatattatatcattttATATCATTTACTCTTTTGTATATCAACTAAGTTAAGATAGAATCGTGGGTTCCTGTTaattcaactgataaagtctttgatagttgtataagaaaTCTGAGGttcaccaaaaactgattgatgtcttaatctgataataaagagctatcataaGAAACGGACGCTATATGttgaaattttctataaaaaaaaaaaagttgagataGAACTATATGATATCCTACTAACTTTGAAGTacttataaaatagtttgtgttggTTTGTTACCATGCACATGTTTATTAggttataaatttgtttttatattggtATTATTCTaataatccattaaaaaaaagttgaccAATCTGATCCAAGTAAGTTGGACCCTACATTGGGTTGGATTTTATCCAACCCGGCCTAAGCACATCCTACGGGCCA
It encodes the following:
- the LOC126732895 gene encoding cyclin-D5-1 codes for the protein MGISDTPFSPRNLLCQENPDACFKEQQQEEKEDDPCLFPESEDEYYIQCLLQRETIAFGSKSCCAGFSNTTSSSLKRVRLDCIEWIFNTRASLDFRFLTAYLSVTYFDRFFSKKPLGDWMIWAIRLLSLACLSLAAKMEQSTVTPLSAYKLQEYDFNNQQIQRAELLVLSTLEWKMDSITPFSYMNYFINKFCGESKPEGLWSRVAELFMAVTKEINLMDHRPSIIAAAAVLVAIDAQLTKEAVELRIRPIALWGSQENEHIFSCYNMMQDIEKRIVKAPASVVPPHSAAGTRRRLNFNEQHCPVKRIHRS